Proteins from one Prosthecobacter sp. genomic window:
- a CDS encoding prolyl oligopeptidase family serine peptidase → MNTRTLLTLLSCLTLPLTAQEARPKTAETFDVSGNKAVVYAAPKPAEGKPWLWYAPTLNGGVSIVGRKMYFEAFMKAGISVAGFDLGEVRGSPASSAKFTLFYDDMVKRGYSPKPILLGQSRGGMMTLAWAFRNPDKVRAWVGIYPVCNLASWPLKNSKPQTLADFAMTEPELVAKLSELNPIDNLKGLLANKVPMFAVHGDSDVVVPYDLNTKLLKERYEAGGGQISVKVIPGEGHKVGPSFFECQELVDFVLKHAL, encoded by the coding sequence ATGAACACTCGTACCCTGCTCACCCTGCTTTCCTGTCTCACGTTGCCGCTGACGGCTCAAGAAGCACGGCCCAAAACAGCCGAGACCTTCGATGTCAGCGGCAACAAGGCTGTGGTTTATGCCGCGCCGAAGCCTGCCGAGGGCAAGCCTTGGTTGTGGTATGCGCCGACATTGAATGGAGGCGTGTCGATTGTGGGACGGAAGATGTATTTCGAGGCCTTCATGAAGGCGGGCATCAGCGTCGCAGGCTTCGACCTGGGCGAGGTGCGCGGCTCACCGGCCAGCTCGGCGAAGTTCACGCTGTTTTACGACGACATGGTGAAGCGTGGTTACTCGCCGAAGCCGATCCTGCTCGGCCAGAGTCGCGGCGGCATGATGACGCTCGCGTGGGCGTTTCGGAATCCCGACAAAGTGCGTGCCTGGGTGGGCATCTATCCCGTCTGCAATCTCGCAAGCTGGCCGCTGAAGAACTCGAAGCCGCAAACGCTCGCCGACTTCGCCATGACCGAACCCGAACTCGTCGCGAAGCTCAGCGAGCTCAATCCCATCGACAACTTGAAGGGCCTGCTCGCCAACAAAGTGCCCATGTTTGCCGTGCATGGCGATTCCGATGTTGTGGTGCCGTATGATTTGAACACCAAGCTGCTCAAAGAACGCTACGAGGCCGGTGGCGGCCAGATCAGCGTCAAAGTGATCCCCGGCGAAGGTCACAAGGTCGGCCCGTCGTTCTTCGAGTGCCAGGAGCTGGTCGATTTCGTCTTGAAGCACGCACTGTAG